From Malaciobacter mytili LMG 24559:
ATTTTTTAATAATCTTTTATATGATCAAAAGATTATTAAATTATATAAACAAATTTCTACTGATAAAAAAAAATCAAGAGAAGAACTTTTTTTATATTTAAAAGAGAGATTTTATTATTTTAAATCTTTTGGTGTAAAGCAAATCAATTTTTATCTTCCAAATAATGAGACTTTTTTAAGAATGGGAAAAAAAGATATTTATTCTGATGTGGCTAAAAATAGAGAGACTTTATTATATGTTAATTCTATTTTAAAAGAGATTGATAGTGTAGAAATAGCCCAACTTAACCCCTCTTTTAGATTTTTAAAACCTCTTTTAGATGAAAAATTAAACCATCTAGGCTCTATTGAAATAGAGTTTGATTTTGATTATATAGCAAATTTAATCCAAAAAAATATGGGATATAAAGTTTTTTTTGTTTTTAATAAACAATTAATTAAAAAAAATCTTTTTCATTCAGAATATAAAAGATTTGCAGATTTTATTTTAAATGACAATTATCAAATTGAAGAGACTATTTTTAAGCTTTTTAAATATGAAGAAGAGGTTTTTAAAAAAATTAAAGAAAATAATGAAGAACTAATTAAATTTCATATGAAAAATAGTGATGAGTTTGCTTTTGATATAGAATTAAATAAAAAAAGAGTACCTGTTGCTTTTATACCTTTAAAAAACTCTCTAACAAATGAAGTAAATAGTTATTTAGTTGCTTATGATTTAACAAATGAAGAGATTTTAAAAAGTGGTTTAATTTATAATAATATTTTGATTTTTATCTTTATAATCTATTTATTTTTAGCTTTTTTAATTATTAAAATATCTATGCTTCAATATAAAAAAGATTTAATATATACTAAATATGATGATTTATTAAAAGCCATAGATAAATATGTAGTAATGGTTGAGACAAATAAAAGTGCTTTTATTACAAATGTAACTCAAGCTTTTTGTGATATTTCAGGCTACTCTAAAAGTGAATTATTGGGTAAAAATATTAATATTTTAAGACATCCTGATATTTCTAAAAACTTTTTTGAACAAATTTGGCAAAAATTAAATAATGGTCTTTCTTGGGAAGGTGAAATAAAAAATATTGATAAAAATGGAAATTCTTATTGGGTTAAAGGTACAATTTTTCCTAAATATGATGAAAAAAATAAGCTTATTGGATATACCTCAATTAGGGTTGATATAACTGATACTAAGCAACTTATAAAAATAAATAATCTTTTAAAAGAGGATCTTTCAAATAGACTTAATGAAATAAGAATAAAAGATGAAAATCTTATGGATAAAACAAAAATCTCATTAATGGGTAAAGTTTTAGATACAGTAGCCCACCAGTGGAAAAATCCTATTTCAAATATTACTATACAACTTGCTTCTTTAAATGCTAGGATTTTAAAAAATACTTTTGAAAAAGAAGAGCTAAAAAAAATACATGATGAAATTGAATACCAATTAAAAACTTTATCAATAACTTTAAATGAGTTTAAAACTCTTTTTAATAAAAATACACAAAATGATAAATATAATTTATTTCAAGTATTAAGTGACTCTAAAAATATCGTAAAAATGGAGTGTTTATTACATAAAATAAAAATAACTTTAAATGCAAAAAAAGAGATATATTGTTTTGGAGTATATAATGAAATTAAATTAATAATTACTAATTTATTTAAAAACTCTATTGAGGAAAATATAAAAATAAAACAAAATAATGCTGAGATTAAAATTGATGTTATTGAAGACGATAATAAAGATATAATTATTAGAATAATTGATTCCATACCATACAATAATAAAATCAAAGAATTTTTTGAAAATGATGAAGCAAAAGATGAAGAAGATTTAAATCTTCATATTGCAAAGCTTCTTATTAAAAAAACAGGCTCTTCAATCTGGTTTGATAAAAATGAACAAAGCAGGGTTATTTACTTAAAACTTATCTCTAAAGATAGACGAAAGAAGGAAAGAAAATGAAAAGCATTCCTTTTTACTTAAAAATATTTTTTGCTTTTATTCTTTTTTCTTCTATTTTATTGGCACTTTTTATTTTCTTATTTAAAAACTTTTATGAAGCTGATTTACAAAAAAGAGAAATTTTTGAGGTTAAAAAAACTTTAGAATATAAAGAAAAACTTTTAACAGATTATATTAAAAAAGTAAATAATAAACTTCAAGCTTTAAATAATACGCATATTTTTAAAGAGTTTAGTTTAGATAAAAAAAATAAAACTGATGTGGAAGATTTGTTTAAATTAATTATGTCAAGCAATAATGATATTTTACAAATTAAATATATGAATTTTTTAGGTAAAGAATTAATTAGAGTAGATTTAAAAAACAAAGTGCTAACTCCTATTAAAATCAATGAACTTCAAAATAGTAATATAAGTGAATATTTTAAAGATATAAGAATATTAAAAGATAGTGAAATTTGGCATTCTAAAATTGAAATTTTTAAAGATAAAGGTGAAATAATAAAGCCTTTAAAATATATATTAAGAGTTGTTTTAAGAGTAGAAAATGGTTTTTTATCTATTGTTTTAGATGTAAATAATCTTTTAAATGAAATTCAAAATATTTCAAAAGATAGTTCTTTTATTATAGATGAAGAGGGATATTTTTTAATAGGAAATGAAGCTAAGTATAATTGGTCAAGATATTTTAATTCAAGTTTGAAAGTAGATAAACTTTATGCAAATTCTTCAAATTTAATTTTAGAAAAAAACTATTTTGAGTCAAAAAGTTTTATTTCTAAAAGAGTGTATTTAAACTATAAAGATTATATTATTCTTTTAACACAATTGAAAAATTTTGAAAATAGTAGTTTGGAAAATTTTAAACAGTATTTATATACGATTTTTACAGTAGGTTTAATAATTACGATTATTCTTTCATTAATCTTTTCAGAACCAATTGCAAAACTAAATAAAAAAACAGAAGATGAAAATAAAGATTTAGACCTTTATATTAAAAAAAGTTCAGAGGAACTCGAAGAAAGTTCAAAAATTATTGATAAATATGTAATGTTTGTTAAACTTAATAGTGAAGGTATAATTGAAAATGTTAGTTCTGCTTTATGTAATGCTTCTGGATTTTTAAAAGTAGAATTAATAGGACATCACCATAAAATTTTAATTCATTCAGATATGTCTGATAAAAATTATAATTCCATTTGGGATAGTTTAAAAAAAGGAAATACTTTTACTGCTGAAATAAAAGCAAGTAAAAAAGATGGAAATTTCTTTTGGGTAGAGTCTTTTACTGAGCCAATTTTTAATCAAAACCATGAAATAGTAGGTTTTAGTATTATAAGAAATAATATTACTGATAAAAAAATAATTCATGAACTATACAATGATATAAACTATAAAATGCAACAATATAATGCAATTTTTGAAAATGCAAACAGTGGTATAGGACTTGTGGATTTAGATGGAAACTTTAAAAAAGTAAACTTTATGTTTTCAAAAATTTTAGGTTTTTCCAATGAAGAACTTTTAAATATGAGTTGCTTTGATATTATTTTAAAAAACTCAAAAAAAATATTAAGAAAAATTTTTGAAGAGGCAAAAGAAATAGGTTTTATTTCAAATATTGAAAAAGTTTTTATTCATAAAGATAATTCATATATTCATCTTGAAATGTCATTAAATTTACTTCCAGATAGGAAAAATTTTGTATTAGTTGTTAATTCACTTCAAGATAAAAGAAAGCTA
This genomic window contains:
- a CDS encoding PAS domain-containing sensor histidine kinase; amino-acid sequence: MKSIPFYLKIFFAFILFSSILLALFIFLFKNFYEADLQKREIFEVKKTLEYKEKLLTDYIKKVNNKLQALNNTHIFKEFSLDKKNKTDVEDLFKLIMSSNNDILQIKYMNFLGKELIRVDLKNKVLTPIKINELQNSNISEYFKDIRILKDSEIWHSKIEIFKDKGEIIKPLKYILRVVLRVENGFLSIVLDVNNLLNEIQNISKDSSFIIDEEGYFLIGNEAKYNWSRYFNSSLKVDKLYANSSNLILEKNYFESKSFISKRVYLNYKDYIILLTQLKNFENSSLENFKQYLYTIFTVGLIITIILSLIFSEPIAKLNKKTEDENKDLDLYIKKSSEELEESSKIIDKYVMFVKLNSEGIIENVSSALCNASGFLKVELIGHHHKILIHSDMSDKNYNSIWDSLKKGNTFTAEIKASKKDGNFFWVESFTEPIFNQNHEIVGFSIIRNNITDKKIIHELYNDINYKMQQYNAIFENANSGIGLVDLDGNFKKVNFMFSKILGFSNEELLNMSCFDIILKNSKKILRKIFEEAKEIGFISNIEKVFIHKDNSYIHLEMSLNLLPDRKNFVLVVNSLQDKRKLQELNQNLEQRIKEEVEKSRQKDKIHQEEQIKSIKLSSIGSLAAGITHEINTPLTYIKGNFEMMGYDIEDLPNSEIKTRMKEDSQKINEGLNRIANIIESMREISQSSSEIKEEVNIYSTLITSLTMAYNRSKQICKIYLNNKLFTIDNINKDEYTFLSKVQKQRVEQVWIVIINNALDELSKIEDYEKRVLNINIQEDNKNIIVYFEDNAGGINEEILDTIFEPFVSSKTHGGMGVGLNISKKIIEQQNGEIIAYNKNNGAVFEVRLKKLS
- a CDS encoding PAS domain-containing protein; amino-acid sequence: MKKVNLFFRVSAIILLCIIAITGLLASYYKNKEVKQLLKKDIEKIKLNFNNVYEENKKLSELIFFNNLLYDQKIIKLYKQISTDKKKSREELFLYLKERFYYFKSFGVKQINFYLPNNETFLRMGKKDIYSDVAKNRETLLYVNSILKEIDSVEIAQLNPSFRFLKPLLDEKLNHLGSIEIEFDFDYIANLIQKNMGYKVFFVFNKQLIKKNLFHSEYKRFADFILNDNYQIEETIFKLFKYEEEVFKKIKENNEELIKFHMKNSDEFAFDIELNKKRVPVAFIPLKNSLTNEVNSYLVAYDLTNEEILKSGLIYNNILIFIFIIYLFLAFLIIKISMLQYKKDLIYTKYDDLLKAIDKYVVMVETNKSAFITNVTQAFCDISGYSKSELLGKNINILRHPDISKNFFEQIWQKLNNGLSWEGEIKNIDKNGNSYWVKGTIFPKYDEKNKLIGYTSIRVDITDTKQLIKINNLLKEDLSNRLNEIRIKDENLMDKTKISLMGKVLDTVAHQWKNPISNITIQLASLNARILKNTFEKEELKKIHDEIEYQLKTLSITLNEFKTLFNKNTQNDKYNLFQVLSDSKNIVKMECLLHKIKITLNAKKEIYCFGVYNEIKLIITNLFKNSIEENIKIKQNNAEIKIDVIEDDNKDIIIRIIDSIPYNNKIKEFFENDEAKDEEDLNLHIAKLLIKKTGSSIWFDKNEQSRVIYLKLISKDRRKKERK